From a region of the Spelaeicoccus albus genome:
- a CDS encoding SLC13 family permease translates to MSATQLTSSEITTHPRQKTASLIVFAVGIVIAIVSALTLPHAGLLGLVPIVMYSVLTLMNTDVVLATVASLLVAVIMTRTGPIALGTQMATSLGSFVAVIGMIIMLGAGLGRVAQDTGAAERLVRFVMDKVGLKTPTRVQTGLMIASLILVASLGTLAGANAVLAPIVIPIAGRAKWKPPAVAAMFHSAGAAGLMVGPFTPPVVAIMGVTHLTYGTYLLHAGLPIAALTFVTGFIMSRIIQRLATQQYTEADLNLGDQDKPTNKHAGFAACAMFVVLFGLTIFGVFVHADYTFALIVMICTAAAVGLAGRMAPKDVVGAVYQGASKLIWLFFLFWLLDPMLTLIGKTGAYDAAFHGLKPFLSTAGPFVFLLLLMLLGFLHTIPGAAAAQVVLVNKIFGGLAVTLGIPMGSWALLMLAIAQVDQLGPTPGADMIGQMGLARSDSVKYMLYNGWGIMATNSILIIVIFFFTTLHIH, encoded by the coding sequence ATGAGCGCCACCCAGCTCACGTCGTCCGAAATCACCACGCACCCCAGGCAAAAGACCGCGAGCCTCATCGTGTTCGCCGTCGGCATTGTCATCGCCATCGTTTCGGCACTGACCTTGCCGCACGCCGGCCTGCTCGGCCTCGTACCGATTGTCATGTATTCGGTCCTCACGCTCATGAACACGGACGTCGTGCTGGCAACCGTCGCGTCGTTGCTGGTCGCCGTGATCATGACGCGTACCGGGCCGATCGCGCTCGGTACTCAAATGGCCACGTCGCTCGGCTCTTTCGTCGCGGTGATCGGCATGATCATCATGCTAGGGGCCGGGCTTGGCCGGGTCGCCCAAGACACCGGCGCGGCTGAACGGCTCGTGCGTTTCGTGATGGACAAGGTGGGCCTGAAGACGCCCACTCGTGTTCAAACCGGCCTCATGATCGCCTCGCTCATCCTCGTCGCCTCGCTCGGCACTCTCGCCGGAGCAAACGCCGTGTTAGCGCCGATCGTGATCCCCATCGCAGGACGCGCCAAGTGGAAACCGCCCGCCGTGGCTGCCATGTTCCACTCGGCCGGGGCCGCCGGGCTCATGGTCGGGCCGTTCACTCCGCCTGTTGTCGCAATTATGGGCGTCACGCACCTGACGTACGGCACTTACCTCCTCCATGCCGGACTGCCGATCGCTGCGCTGACCTTCGTGACGGGATTCATCATGTCCCGCATCATCCAGCGCCTGGCTACCCAGCAGTACACCGAGGCCGACCTCAACCTCGGCGACCAGGACAAACCCACCAACAAGCACGCCGGATTCGCCGCCTGCGCCATGTTCGTGGTGCTCTTCGGCCTGACGATCTTCGGCGTCTTCGTGCACGCCGACTACACGTTCGCGCTCATCGTGATGATCTGCACCGCCGCAGCCGTCGGCCTGGCCGGCCGGATGGCGCCCAAGGACGTCGTCGGCGCCGTCTATCAGGGCGCCAGCAAACTGATCTGGCTGTTCTTCCTCTTTTGGCTCCTCGACCCGATGCTGACCCTCATAGGCAAAACGGGTGCGTACGACGCCGCATTCCACGGCCTCAAACCGTTCTTGTCCACCGCCGGTCCGTTCGTCTTCCTGCTGCTCCTCATGCTCCTCGGGTTCCTGCACACGATTCCCGGAGCCGCAGCAGCTCAAGTCGTACTGGTCAACAAAATCTTCGGCGGCCTCGCCGTCACTTTGGGAATCCCGATGGGCAGCTGGGCACTTTTGATGCTGGCCATCGCCCAGGTCGACCAGCTCGGACCGACACCCGGCGCCGATATGATCGGACAAATGGGTCTCGCTCGCTCCGACAGCGTGAAGTACATGCTCTACAACGGCTGGGGCATCATGGCTACCAACTCGATATTGATCATCGTCATCTTCTTCTTCACGACACTGCACATCCATTGA
- a CDS encoding ABC transporter permease — protein MLRYIARRVAIAIPMLLVASFAMFSLIALSGDPLAQIKATDPPPPPSSIKSLEHQLGLDKPFLIRYVLWLIGFVHGDFGQSIQNIDISSQLASRLGTSMRLIIGAIVLAAVLAILVGVVSALRQYGSLDNVLSIIVFVALAVPVFWLGALLKNWAVSLNESVGATIFYTVGDGAHSGVTGIAILGFMILPVIALTANIFASWSRYVRASMIEVLDADYMKLARAKGLRKYQAVWRHGLRNALVPFVTIVALDFSSLVGGAVVTETVFQWRGMGDFLLSAIRNLDVNIIMAWLMIFASATILLNLLADIVYGFLDPRISHS, from the coding sequence ATGTTGCGCTACATCGCCCGCCGAGTCGCGATCGCCATTCCCATGCTTCTCGTCGCGTCATTCGCCATGTTCTCTCTCATCGCATTGTCGGGTGATCCGCTGGCGCAAATTAAGGCGACCGACCCGCCGCCTCCACCGTCCTCCATCAAGTCGCTCGAACACCAGCTCGGCTTGGATAAGCCGTTCTTAATCCGTTACGTCCTGTGGTTGATCGGATTCGTCCACGGCGATTTCGGGCAGTCGATCCAAAATATCGACATCTCGAGTCAACTGGCATCCAGGCTGGGTACGAGCATGCGGCTGATCATCGGAGCAATCGTGCTTGCCGCCGTGTTGGCCATTCTGGTCGGTGTAGTCAGTGCCCTTCGGCAATACGGCAGCCTGGACAACGTTTTGAGCATAATCGTATTCGTGGCGCTGGCTGTTCCCGTGTTCTGGTTGGGAGCTCTGTTGAAGAACTGGGCAGTTTCTTTGAACGAATCAGTCGGCGCGACGATTTTTTATACGGTTGGCGACGGAGCTCATTCGGGAGTGACGGGTATCGCCATCCTGGGGTTCATGATATTGCCGGTTATTGCCTTGACCGCGAACATCTTTGCGTCCTGGAGCCGCTACGTGCGCGCGTCGATGATTGAAGTTCTCGATGCCGACTACATGAAACTCGCCAGGGCCAAAGGGCTGCGCAAATACCAAGCAGTGTGGCGGCACGGCCTTCGTAACGCATTAGTGCCGTTCGTGACCATCGTTGCACTGGACTTCAGCTCTTTAGTTGGCGGCGCGGTCGTCACGGAGACGGTATTTCAGTGGCGCGGGATGGGCGATTTCCTATTGTCTGCAATTCGCAATCTCGATGTGAACATCATCATGGCCTGGTTGATGATATTCGCCAGTGCGACGATTCTATTGAATCTCCTTGCGGACATCGTTTACGGCTTCCTCGATCCTCGAATCTCCCATTCGTAA
- a CDS encoding serine hydrolase: MTPDTLAHIIRDHARDGESVSVAIQVEPETWIDYRADERLRSASLIKVPIMMTILDAVRRGAIAPDQQVPTPEPAGGSGVLQNLQQRPYSAHDLLTLMIVVSDNMATNALIDFVGMPAVNEWSKRLGLVDTTLSRHMMDGKAVATGHENFTSARDMAMVLGAVSTGRVPGSDDAMRILLGQQSTGGLPEYLPDGWLLAHKTGELDGLRHDAGIVTTDLQHSATVVVMCDGFRGTDGPARASSIIRAIGRGVYEHLAAGSGLADGRA, translated from the coding sequence ATGACTCCCGACACGCTTGCACACATCATTCGCGACCACGCGCGCGACGGGGAGTCCGTCTCCGTCGCCATCCAGGTCGAACCAGAGACGTGGATCGATTATCGAGCCGACGAACGCCTCCGCTCGGCCTCGCTGATCAAGGTGCCAATCATGATGACGATTCTGGACGCCGTCCGGCGCGGCGCCATCGCACCGGACCAACAGGTACCGACTCCGGAACCGGCCGGCGGCAGCGGCGTATTGCAAAACCTGCAGCAGCGACCCTATTCGGCCCATGACCTGCTCACGTTGATGATCGTCGTCAGCGACAACATGGCCACCAACGCGCTGATCGACTTCGTCGGTATGCCCGCCGTCAACGAATGGTCGAAGCGTCTTGGTCTCGTCGACACGACTTTGTCACGGCACATGATGGACGGCAAAGCCGTGGCAACCGGGCACGAGAACTTCACATCGGCCCGCGACATGGCGATGGTTCTAGGCGCCGTGTCGACCGGCCGGGTTCCGGGCTCGGACGACGCGATGCGCATCCTGTTGGGCCAGCAGTCAACGGGCGGCCTGCCCGAGTACCTGCCGGACGGCTGGTTGCTCGCGCACAAAACAGGGGAGTTGGACGGCTTGCGCCACGACGCGGGGATCGTGACGACCGACTTGCAGCACAGCGCCACGGTCGTGGTGATGTGTGACGGCTTTCGCGGCACCGATGGGCCGGCGCGCGCCTCTTCGATTATCCGTGCGATTGGGCGTGGGGTCTATGAGCATCTCGCGGCGGGCAGCGGTCTGGCGGACGGGCGGGCCTGA
- a CDS encoding NAD(P)/FAD-dependent oxidoreductase, whose product MKIVVIGAGSVGAHVAFRLSKEGADVVLVDSVVPGQGTTASSIAWLSQFPQTSWEEEPGKAKLRLEVDELFRQVESEVPGKYVEWPGTLLWGHAHERADLKQAASVSKGKGVDVRLLDAQAARDVDANVALADDELVFWEPGSGWVDGPEVVRVLVSAAVDLGAVLKTQTTVVGIRTAGGAVQGVDTSKGEYIECDGVVNAAGSWGSHIAALADLAIPLDLIPGRIVYTAAVENLPKVIVNGPEWCARPDPSGGLAVHWRGGPQEPGHGSNVRTADEVIREISYVIPALEGTSAARTSIGIRPIPPGGPIVGALPWLENFYFTLSHGGIGWGPMWGKMAALELLHGGTNDNLAAMRPERFYLDPVPIGRYADDAEQ is encoded by the coding sequence ATGAAGATTGTTGTTATTGGTGCTGGATCCGTCGGCGCACACGTCGCGTTCCGGCTTTCGAAGGAAGGAGCGGATGTCGTTCTCGTCGACTCTGTGGTCCCCGGCCAGGGCACGACTGCTTCCTCGATAGCTTGGCTCTCGCAGTTTCCGCAGACGTCATGGGAAGAGGAACCCGGTAAGGCGAAGTTGCGCCTTGAAGTCGATGAATTGTTCCGTCAGGTGGAAAGCGAAGTCCCGGGTAAATATGTGGAATGGCCGGGAACACTGCTTTGGGGCCATGCTCACGAACGGGCCGACCTCAAACAAGCCGCCTCAGTGTCGAAGGGCAAGGGCGTCGACGTACGCCTGCTCGATGCACAGGCTGCTCGAGACGTTGACGCCAATGTAGCCTTGGCCGACGACGAACTCGTGTTTTGGGAACCAGGCTCGGGATGGGTTGACGGGCCGGAGGTGGTACGAGTACTTGTCTCGGCCGCTGTCGATCTGGGAGCCGTGCTCAAGACCCAGACGACTGTCGTCGGCATTCGCACTGCAGGAGGAGCTGTTCAGGGCGTTGACACCAGCAAGGGTGAGTACATCGAATGCGATGGTGTGGTCAACGCCGCCGGTAGCTGGGGATCGCACATTGCGGCTCTCGCCGACCTGGCCATTCCTTTAGACCTCATTCCGGGACGTATCGTGTACACGGCCGCTGTTGAGAACTTGCCGAAAGTCATTGTCAACGGACCGGAATGGTGTGCTCGTCCGGATCCGTCCGGCGGCCTCGCGGTTCATTGGCGAGGTGGGCCCCAAGAACCGGGACACGGAAGCAACGTCCGGACGGCGGATGAGGTCATCCGAGAGATTTCGTATGTAATCCCTGCTCTCGAAGGAACCTCCGCGGCTCGAACGAGCATCGGGATTCGCCCTATTCCGCCGGGTGGGCCGATAGTGGGTGCATTGCCGTGGCTCGAAAATTTTTACTTCACGCTGTCCCATGGCGGTATCGGCTGGGGGCCGATGTGGGGCAAAATGGCTGCTCTCGAACTCCTCCACGGAGGCACGAACGACAACTTGGCGGCCATGCGCCCCGAACGGTTCTACCTTGACCCGGTACCAATTGGCCGGTATGCAGACGACGCCGAGCAGTAA
- a CDS encoding ABC transporter ATP-binding protein, protein MTEAIDSHDSDARVAHGEAMLTVRDLEVKFGGTHREVSVVRGVSFEIDRGETLGIVGESGSGKSVTATAIMGLHGANASISGSVKLDGKELLGLSDAGMSRLRGSKIAMIFQDPMTSLDPVQKIGVQVVEAVMLHRQLNRKEAEAETLRLLELVGIPDASRRISDYPHQFSGGMRQRVVIAIAMANNPDLIIADEPTTALDVTVQAQVLDALKRAQEHTNAALILVTHDLGVVAGRADRIMVMYAGKAVETGEVDEIFYRSRMPYTRGLLAALPRIDVRDRRLTPIPGSPPQPATLTGSACPFATRCDFAANLCLESEPELIDVNDAQHKAACHFALDQDVLPAYESRPREEPPQARDATRPEEADESEPIFRVSNLTKDFRVRRDSAVVRAVNDVSFAIRAGETLGLVGESGCGKSTISRAVVRLDDPTSGTVHLGGQELTAMSRSVLRPHRRRVQMVFQDPHSSLDPRMSIEQVLAEPLRLAGYSRSERRARIIALLEDVGLPAESASRYPHEFSGGQRQRIGIARALATDPELLVLDEPVSALDVSVQAGVINLLSDLVDAKQLGYLFIAHDLSVVAHISTNIAVMYLGRIVEYGASGDIFDSPRHPYTKALISAIPIPDPVRERAREKVVLRGEVPSPLDPPSGCPFRTRCLIYNQVLTADQQTHCATEVPKLEPDVGSHEVACHYPDLYSQTTTEEVEG, encoded by the coding sequence TTGACAGAAGCAATCGACTCTCACGACTCCGACGCTCGGGTAGCCCACGGCGAAGCGATGCTCACCGTGCGGGATCTCGAGGTGAAGTTTGGCGGTACGCACCGCGAAGTTTCGGTCGTCCGGGGGGTGAGTTTCGAGATAGACCGGGGCGAGACGCTTGGAATTGTCGGTGAGTCCGGTTCAGGCAAGTCGGTCACCGCCACCGCGATCATGGGACTTCACGGGGCGAATGCCTCGATCAGCGGTTCGGTGAAGTTGGATGGTAAAGAACTGCTGGGACTCTCCGACGCCGGGATGAGCAGACTGCGTGGGTCGAAGATTGCAATGATCTTCCAAGACCCCATGACTTCGCTAGATCCCGTGCAAAAGATCGGTGTGCAAGTTGTCGAAGCAGTGATGTTGCACCGCCAACTCAACCGGAAAGAAGCAGAGGCGGAGACACTGAGGCTTCTTGAGCTTGTCGGAATACCCGATGCCTCTCGTCGAATCTCCGACTATCCACACCAGTTTTCTGGTGGAATGCGTCAGCGCGTGGTGATTGCGATCGCGATGGCAAACAACCCCGATTTGATCATCGCAGACGAACCAACAACCGCTCTTGACGTAACTGTCCAAGCCCAGGTGCTCGACGCGTTGAAGCGGGCGCAAGAACATACGAACGCAGCACTGATCTTGGTGACTCACGATCTCGGTGTCGTAGCTGGGCGCGCCGATCGGATCATGGTGATGTACGCCGGCAAGGCCGTCGAAACAGGCGAAGTCGATGAGATTTTTTACCGCTCACGGATGCCCTACACGCGCGGTCTGCTGGCTGCCTTGCCGCGAATAGACGTCCGTGATCGACGATTGACGCCCATACCGGGATCACCGCCTCAGCCGGCGACACTCACGGGTAGTGCTTGCCCTTTTGCAACGCGGTGCGACTTCGCTGCAAACCTGTGTCTCGAGAGCGAGCCGGAGCTGATTGACGTCAACGATGCACAGCACAAGGCTGCCTGTCACTTCGCACTCGACCAAGACGTCCTTCCAGCATATGAGTCACGGCCCCGCGAAGAACCGCCTCAGGCTCGAGATGCGACGCGACCCGAGGAGGCCGACGAATCCGAGCCCATCTTCCGTGTTTCGAACTTGACCAAGGATTTCCGAGTCAGGCGCGATTCGGCTGTGGTGCGGGCCGTCAACGATGTGTCGTTTGCAATTCGCGCCGGCGAGACTCTAGGACTGGTTGGCGAATCGGGATGCGGAAAATCGACGATAAGCCGTGCTGTTGTCCGCTTGGACGATCCGACCTCGGGGACTGTGCATCTGGGCGGTCAAGAATTAACAGCGATGTCTCGATCAGTGCTCAGGCCACACCGTCGACGAGTGCAAATGGTGTTTCAAGACCCACACTCATCGTTGGACCCGCGAATGAGCATCGAACAAGTATTGGCCGAACCGCTACGACTCGCAGGGTATTCACGTAGCGAAAGACGCGCACGAATCATCGCCCTGCTCGAAGATGTGGGCTTGCCGGCGGAGTCGGCATCAAGGTATCCACACGAATTTTCCGGTGGACAACGGCAGCGAATCGGTATTGCGCGTGCGCTGGCAACAGACCCCGAGCTTCTAGTCCTGGACGAACCGGTATCCGCACTAGACGTGTCCGTCCAGGCCGGTGTCATCAATCTGCTGAGCGATCTGGTTGACGCGAAGCAGCTCGGATACTTGTTCATCGCGCACGATTTGTCGGTCGTTGCGCATATCTCGACGAATATCGCTGTCATGTACCTCGGTCGTATTGTCGAATACGGTGCGAGCGGCGACATTTTCGACTCGCCGCGGCACCCGTATACGAAAGCGCTAATATCTGCGATTCCCATACCCGATCCGGTCAGGGAACGTGCGCGGGAGAAAGTCGTTCTGCGTGGCGAAGTTCCATCGCCGCTCGATCCACCATCGGGATGCCCATTCCGAACGCGATGCCTGATCTATAACCAAGTACTCACAGCCGACCAACAGACGCACTGTGCCACCGAGGTCCCCAAGCTTGAACCCGACGTCGGCTCCCACGAAGTCGCCTGTCACTACCCAGATTTGTATAGCCAAACCACGACAGAAGAGGTTGAAGGATGA
- a CDS encoding ABC transporter permease: MSFTKPPVDGGPATEPIAAPVSRVPAVVRRFLGRKISVISLAVFVAILLFAFVGPHFWKYSFDVYTPDNSQPPSLNHPFGTDSTGYDTLAQVMRGTQRSVQIALFVALVATAVGSVIGAVSGYYGKIVDAVTMRFVDLVLMFPSIAVAAVLAHQSLGSKTTWLTIGLVLALLAWPIVARLVRSTALQLAKQEFVLAARGAGASDLSIIVRHIIPNSMGTITVAVTVLTATAILSETSLSYLGFGVQPPDTSLGLLVAGAQSAVVTRPWIFYFPGIFIILVALTASFIGDGLRAALDPRQGSGGQN, translated from the coding sequence ATGAGTTTTACAAAGCCACCTGTCGACGGAGGCCCCGCGACGGAACCGATTGCCGCGCCCGTATCGCGTGTGCCGGCGGTGGTACGTCGGTTCCTCGGCCGGAAAATATCCGTTATTTCGCTGGCGGTATTCGTCGCCATATTGCTGTTCGCGTTCGTCGGCCCACACTTCTGGAAATACTCGTTCGACGTCTATACTCCGGACAACTCGCAGCCGCCATCCTTGAACCATCCGTTCGGCACCGACAGCACCGGCTACGACACACTTGCACAGGTGATGCGCGGAACTCAACGGTCAGTTCAAATTGCGCTGTTCGTCGCCCTCGTGGCGACTGCAGTTGGATCTGTGATCGGAGCGGTTTCCGGCTATTACGGCAAGATCGTCGACGCCGTCACCATGCGGTTCGTCGATCTCGTCCTGATGTTTCCGTCCATCGCTGTGGCCGCAGTTCTGGCACATCAATCTCTGGGAAGCAAGACAACGTGGCTCACTATCGGCTTGGTGCTCGCACTGCTGGCATGGCCAATTGTCGCGAGGCTGGTCCGATCGACGGCTCTACAGCTAGCCAAACAAGAATTTGTGCTTGCAGCACGCGGAGCCGGAGCAAGTGATCTGTCAATTATCGTGCGGCATATTATTCCGAACTCGATGGGCACGATCACCGTTGCCGTCACGGTGTTGACGGCAACCGCGATCCTGTCAGAGACGTCCCTTTCTTACCTAGGGTTCGGTGTGCAGCCGCCGGACACCTCGCTTGGCCTCTTGGTCGCCGGAGCACAGTCGGCCGTGGTCACTCGGCCTTGGATCTTCTATTTCCCTGGAATATTCATCATCTTGGTGGCGCTCACCGCCAGTTTTATCGGCGACGGACTGCGCGCGGCTCTCGATCCGCGTCAAGGCTCAGGAGGTCAGAATTGA